In the Populus trichocarpa isolate Nisqually-1 chromosome 1, P.trichocarpa_v4.1, whole genome shotgun sequence genome, one interval contains:
- the LOC18094058 gene encoding uncharacterized protein LOC18094058 isoform X2 — MAGQGGDAAKPKQDQEEKPREDKLLSSYLGLSFSLFLAILPPNSISLIPNLQTQIRNLSIRLLQAEEQLKQMKSRRKEDSKANARVVEIFASHRNAWQAEEKRLLQQIDFASEEVSSLRAKFEDFEREKEEWQGKIQDLEREVGEREEMIGFMSRNAVAGGSEFVGGEEESGRCGSGECYGGEEEEEENANFVYGQQYYKHLLHQQQQGSDGGFSSDLLASASKFWSETASTLWQDVQYDSHESLYHMKHFVARESPWKVDGDSTGVSSKLKLLEEELLNLEKVGKTDISKVPSLMRKQAKRYQALAGKIDDLCGRMVHGHKEIIYSYLRTKIQASDPCEPTLGPEFRTQRQTEFLLEAFRLKERASETGQKLLALQNEISKSYSGDEVGSQAKLTTRRSFEAIRNNLKEVQRNLEIWLARIIGDLKGILARDGASCQREYYISRYPFVQ; from the exons ATGGCAGGCCAGGGAGGAGATGCAGCGAAGCCAAAACAAGACCAAGAAGAAAAACCAAGAGAAGACAAGCTCCTCTCTTCTTATTTAGGCCtgagtttctctctttttttagcgATTCTGCCTCCAAACTCCATTTCCTTAATACCAAACCTCCAGACCCAGATCAGAAACCTCTCAATACGCCTTTTACAAGCAGAAGAACAGCTAAAACAAATGAAGTCAAGGAGAAAAGAGGACTCAAAAGCAAATGCAAGAGTTGTGGAGATCTTTGCTAGCCACAGGAATGCCTGGCAAGCTGAAGAGAAGAGGTTGCTTCAACAGATCGACTTTGCAAGTGAAGAAGTGTCTTCATTAAGAGCTAAATTTGAAGActttgagagagagaaggaagagtGGCAAGGAAAGATTCAAGATTTGGAGAGAGAGGTTGGTGAGAGAGAGGAAATGATTGGGTTTATGTCACGAAATGCTGTTGCTGGTGGTAGTGAGTTTGTGGGCGGTGAGGAGGAATCTGGTAGGTGTGGGAGTGGGGAATGTTATGGtggagaggaagaggaggaggagaatgcCAATTTTGTTTATGGTCAACAGTATTATAAGCATTTACTGCATCAGCAGCAGCAAGGGAGTGATGGAGGTTTCAGTTCTGATTTATTAGCTTCTGCGTCTAAGTTTTGGAGCGAGACAGCTAGTACTCTCTGGCAG gATGTACAATATGATTCCCATGAATCACTCTATCACATGAAACATTTTGTAGCAAG AGAGTCCCCGTGGAAGGTAGATGGTGATTCAACAGGTGTGTCCTCTAAGTTAAAATTACTCGAAGAGGAACTTCTAAATTTGGAAAAAGTTGGAAAAACAGATATATCAAAGGTTCCATCGCTAATGAGGAAGCAGGCAAAGAGATATCAAGCTCTAGCAGGAAAGATTGATGATCTTTGCGGAAGAATG GTGCATGGTCACAAggaaattatttattcttatttgagaacaaaaatT CAAGCTAGTGATCCATGTGAACCTACACTCGGTCCAGAATTTCGAACACAGAGGCAGACAGAGTTTTTGCTTGAAGCATTTCGGCTCAAGGAACGGGCATCTGAAACTGGACAGAAGCTGTTGGCATTACAAAATGAGATCAGTAAGAGCTACTCTGGGGACGAGGTGGGGAGCCAGGCCAAGCTCACCACGAGACGTTCCTTCGAGGCCATAAGGAACAATTTAAAAGAAGTTCAGAGAAACTTGGAAATATGGTTGGCCAGAATTATTGGAGATCTTAAAGGGATTCTGGCCAGAGATGGTGCCTCTTGTCAACGTGAATATTATATTTCTAGGTATCCTTTTGTTCAATAG
- the LOC18094058 gene encoding uncharacterized protein LOC18094058 isoform X1 translates to MAGQGGDAAKPKQDQEEKPREDKLLSSYLGLSFSLFLAILPPNSISLIPNLQTQIRNLSIRLLQAEEQLKQMKSRRKEDSKANARVVEIFASHRNAWQAEEKRLLQQIDFASEEVSSLRAKFEDFEREKEEWQGKIQDLEREVGEREEMIGFMSRNAVAGGSEFVGGEEESGRCGSGECYGGEEEEEENANFVYGQQYYKHLLHQQQQGSDGGFSSDLLASASKFWSETASTLWQDVQYDSHESLYHMKHFVARRESPWKVDGDSTGVSSKLKLLEEELLNLEKVGKTDISKVPSLMRKQAKRYQALAGKIDDLCGRMVHGHKEIIYSYLRTKIQASDPCEPTLGPEFRTQRQTEFLLEAFRLKERASETGQKLLALQNEISKSYSGDEVGSQAKLTTRRSFEAIRNNLKEVQRNLEIWLARIIGDLKGILARDGASCQREYYISRYPFVQ, encoded by the exons ATGGCAGGCCAGGGAGGAGATGCAGCGAAGCCAAAACAAGACCAAGAAGAAAAACCAAGAGAAGACAAGCTCCTCTCTTCTTATTTAGGCCtgagtttctctctttttttagcgATTCTGCCTCCAAACTCCATTTCCTTAATACCAAACCTCCAGACCCAGATCAGAAACCTCTCAATACGCCTTTTACAAGCAGAAGAACAGCTAAAACAAATGAAGTCAAGGAGAAAAGAGGACTCAAAAGCAAATGCAAGAGTTGTGGAGATCTTTGCTAGCCACAGGAATGCCTGGCAAGCTGAAGAGAAGAGGTTGCTTCAACAGATCGACTTTGCAAGTGAAGAAGTGTCTTCATTAAGAGCTAAATTTGAAGActttgagagagagaaggaagagtGGCAAGGAAAGATTCAAGATTTGGAGAGAGAGGTTGGTGAGAGAGAGGAAATGATTGGGTTTATGTCACGAAATGCTGTTGCTGGTGGTAGTGAGTTTGTGGGCGGTGAGGAGGAATCTGGTAGGTGTGGGAGTGGGGAATGTTATGGtggagaggaagaggaggaggagaatgcCAATTTTGTTTATGGTCAACAGTATTATAAGCATTTACTGCATCAGCAGCAGCAAGGGAGTGATGGAGGTTTCAGTTCTGATTTATTAGCTTCTGCGTCTAAGTTTTGGAGCGAGACAGCTAGTACTCTCTGGCAG gATGTACAATATGATTCCCATGAATCACTCTATCACATGAAACATTTTGTAGCAAG AAGAGAGTCCCCGTGGAAGGTAGATGGTGATTCAACAGGTGTGTCCTCTAAGTTAAAATTACTCGAAGAGGAACTTCTAAATTTGGAAAAAGTTGGAAAAACAGATATATCAAAGGTTCCATCGCTAATGAGGAAGCAGGCAAAGAGATATCAAGCTCTAGCAGGAAAGATTGATGATCTTTGCGGAAGAATG GTGCATGGTCACAAggaaattatttattcttatttgagaacaaaaatT CAAGCTAGTGATCCATGTGAACCTACACTCGGTCCAGAATTTCGAACACAGAGGCAGACAGAGTTTTTGCTTGAAGCATTTCGGCTCAAGGAACGGGCATCTGAAACTGGACAGAAGCTGTTGGCATTACAAAATGAGATCAGTAAGAGCTACTCTGGGGACGAGGTGGGGAGCCAGGCCAAGCTCACCACGAGACGTTCCTTCGAGGCCATAAGGAACAATTTAAAAGAAGTTCAGAGAAACTTGGAAATATGGTTGGCCAGAATTATTGGAGATCTTAAAGGGATTCTGGCCAGAGATGGTGCCTCTTGTCAACGTGAATATTATATTTCTAGGTATCCTTTTGTTCAATAG
- the LOC18094058 gene encoding uncharacterized protein LOC18094058 isoform X4: MAGQGGDAAKPKQDQEEKPREDKLLSSYLGLSFSLFLAILPPNSISLIPNLQTQIRNLSIRLLQAEEQLKQMKSRRKEDSKANARVVEIFASHRNAWQAEEKRLLQQIDFASEEVSSLRAKFEDFEREKEEWQGKIQDLEREVGEREEMIGFMSRNAVAGGSEFVGGEEESGRCGSGECYGGEEEEEENANFVYGQQYYKHLLHQQQQGSDGGFSSDLLASASKFWSETASTLWQDVQYDSHESLYHMKHFVARESPWKVDGDSTGVSSKLKLLEEELLNLEKVGKTDISKVPSLMRKQAKRYQALAGKIDDLCGRMQASDPCEPTLGPEFRTQRQTEFLLEAFRLKERASETGQKLLALQNEISKSYSGDEVGSQAKLTTRRSFEAIRNNLKEVQRNLEIWLARIIGDLKGILARDGASCQREYYISRYPFVQ, translated from the exons ATGGCAGGCCAGGGAGGAGATGCAGCGAAGCCAAAACAAGACCAAGAAGAAAAACCAAGAGAAGACAAGCTCCTCTCTTCTTATTTAGGCCtgagtttctctctttttttagcgATTCTGCCTCCAAACTCCATTTCCTTAATACCAAACCTCCAGACCCAGATCAGAAACCTCTCAATACGCCTTTTACAAGCAGAAGAACAGCTAAAACAAATGAAGTCAAGGAGAAAAGAGGACTCAAAAGCAAATGCAAGAGTTGTGGAGATCTTTGCTAGCCACAGGAATGCCTGGCAAGCTGAAGAGAAGAGGTTGCTTCAACAGATCGACTTTGCAAGTGAAGAAGTGTCTTCATTAAGAGCTAAATTTGAAGActttgagagagagaaggaagagtGGCAAGGAAAGATTCAAGATTTGGAGAGAGAGGTTGGTGAGAGAGAGGAAATGATTGGGTTTATGTCACGAAATGCTGTTGCTGGTGGTAGTGAGTTTGTGGGCGGTGAGGAGGAATCTGGTAGGTGTGGGAGTGGGGAATGTTATGGtggagaggaagaggaggaggagaatgcCAATTTTGTTTATGGTCAACAGTATTATAAGCATTTACTGCATCAGCAGCAGCAAGGGAGTGATGGAGGTTTCAGTTCTGATTTATTAGCTTCTGCGTCTAAGTTTTGGAGCGAGACAGCTAGTACTCTCTGGCAG gATGTACAATATGATTCCCATGAATCACTCTATCACATGAAACATTTTGTAGCAAG AGAGTCCCCGTGGAAGGTAGATGGTGATTCAACAGGTGTGTCCTCTAAGTTAAAATTACTCGAAGAGGAACTTCTAAATTTGGAAAAAGTTGGAAAAACAGATATATCAAAGGTTCCATCGCTAATGAGGAAGCAGGCAAAGAGATATCAAGCTCTAGCAGGAAAGATTGATGATCTTTGCGGAAGAATG CAAGCTAGTGATCCATGTGAACCTACACTCGGTCCAGAATTTCGAACACAGAGGCAGACAGAGTTTTTGCTTGAAGCATTTCGGCTCAAGGAACGGGCATCTGAAACTGGACAGAAGCTGTTGGCATTACAAAATGAGATCAGTAAGAGCTACTCTGGGGACGAGGTGGGGAGCCAGGCCAAGCTCACCACGAGACGTTCCTTCGAGGCCATAAGGAACAATTTAAAAGAAGTTCAGAGAAACTTGGAAATATGGTTGGCCAGAATTATTGGAGATCTTAAAGGGATTCTGGCCAGAGATGGTGCCTCTTGTCAACGTGAATATTATATTTCTAGGTATCCTTTTGTTCAATAG
- the LOC18094058 gene encoding uncharacterized protein LOC18094058 isoform X3 has protein sequence MAGQGGDAAKPKQDQEEKPREDKLLSSYLGLSFSLFLAILPPNSISLIPNLQTQIRNLSIRLLQAEEQLKQMKSRRKEDSKANARVVEIFASHRNAWQAEEKRLLQQIDFASEEVSSLRAKFEDFEREKEEWQGKIQDLEREVGEREEMIGFMSRNAVAGGSEFVGGEEESGRCGSGECYGGEEEEEENANFVYGQQYYKHLLHQQQQGSDGGFSSDLLASASKFWSETASTLWQDVQYDSHESLYHMKHFVARRESPWKVDGDSTGVSSKLKLLEEELLNLEKVGKTDISKVPSLMRKQAKRYQALAGKIDDLCGRMQASDPCEPTLGPEFRTQRQTEFLLEAFRLKERASETGQKLLALQNEISKSYSGDEVGSQAKLTTRRSFEAIRNNLKEVQRNLEIWLARIIGDLKGILARDGASCQREYYISRYPFVQ, from the exons ATGGCAGGCCAGGGAGGAGATGCAGCGAAGCCAAAACAAGACCAAGAAGAAAAACCAAGAGAAGACAAGCTCCTCTCTTCTTATTTAGGCCtgagtttctctctttttttagcgATTCTGCCTCCAAACTCCATTTCCTTAATACCAAACCTCCAGACCCAGATCAGAAACCTCTCAATACGCCTTTTACAAGCAGAAGAACAGCTAAAACAAATGAAGTCAAGGAGAAAAGAGGACTCAAAAGCAAATGCAAGAGTTGTGGAGATCTTTGCTAGCCACAGGAATGCCTGGCAAGCTGAAGAGAAGAGGTTGCTTCAACAGATCGACTTTGCAAGTGAAGAAGTGTCTTCATTAAGAGCTAAATTTGAAGActttgagagagagaaggaagagtGGCAAGGAAAGATTCAAGATTTGGAGAGAGAGGTTGGTGAGAGAGAGGAAATGATTGGGTTTATGTCACGAAATGCTGTTGCTGGTGGTAGTGAGTTTGTGGGCGGTGAGGAGGAATCTGGTAGGTGTGGGAGTGGGGAATGTTATGGtggagaggaagaggaggaggagaatgcCAATTTTGTTTATGGTCAACAGTATTATAAGCATTTACTGCATCAGCAGCAGCAAGGGAGTGATGGAGGTTTCAGTTCTGATTTATTAGCTTCTGCGTCTAAGTTTTGGAGCGAGACAGCTAGTACTCTCTGGCAG gATGTACAATATGATTCCCATGAATCACTCTATCACATGAAACATTTTGTAGCAAG AAGAGAGTCCCCGTGGAAGGTAGATGGTGATTCAACAGGTGTGTCCTCTAAGTTAAAATTACTCGAAGAGGAACTTCTAAATTTGGAAAAAGTTGGAAAAACAGATATATCAAAGGTTCCATCGCTAATGAGGAAGCAGGCAAAGAGATATCAAGCTCTAGCAGGAAAGATTGATGATCTTTGCGGAAGAATG CAAGCTAGTGATCCATGTGAACCTACACTCGGTCCAGAATTTCGAACACAGAGGCAGACAGAGTTTTTGCTTGAAGCATTTCGGCTCAAGGAACGGGCATCTGAAACTGGACAGAAGCTGTTGGCATTACAAAATGAGATCAGTAAGAGCTACTCTGGGGACGAGGTGGGGAGCCAGGCCAAGCTCACCACGAGACGTTCCTTCGAGGCCATAAGGAACAATTTAAAAGAAGTTCAGAGAAACTTGGAAATATGGTTGGCCAGAATTATTGGAGATCTTAAAGGGATTCTGGCCAGAGATGGTGCCTCTTGTCAACGTGAATATTATATTTCTAGGTATCCTTTTGTTCAATAG
- the LOC18094059 gene encoding acyl-CoA-binding protein, with product MGLQEEFQEHSEKAKTLPENTTNENKLILYGLYKQATVGPVNTSRPGIFNMRDRAKWDAWKAVEGNSKEEAMSDYITKVKQLLEEAAASA from the exons ATGGGTTTGCAG GAGGAATTTCAGGAGCATTCTGAGAAAGCCAAGACTCTGCCAGAAAATACAACAAATGAGAATAAACTTATTCTCTATGGGCTCTACAAGCAAGCCACTGTTGGACCAGTGAACACCA GCCGCCCTGGAATTTTCAACATGAGGGACAGGGCAAAGTGGGATGCATGGAAGGCTGTTGAAG GAAATTCCAAGGAGGAAGCAATGAGTGACTATATCACCAAGGTTAAGCAGTTGCTGGAAGAAGCTGCTGCTTCTGCCTAG
- the LOC18094061 gene encoding pentatricopeptide repeat-containing protein At3g61360 — MLSLLSLKKTHSTNHHLFQIPKRLFVALSPTATSTQSIEVERIARIINDHPFPNQPLHPTLTHHIPPTLLTTAFVENVLGRLFAAHSNGLKALEFFKYSLNNQTHFSPSPDSFEKTLHILARMRYFDKAWDLMVEIGKTHPFLLTLKSMSIMLCKIAKFRSYEETLDAFEKMEKRVFVGRKFGVEEFNVLLRAFCTVRKLKEAKSVFVKMHERFPPNVKTMNILLLGFKESRDVTAMELFYHEMVKRGFKPSSSSYGIRIDAYCKKGYFADALRIFEEMERANCLPTLETVTTLIHGAGVARNAMKARELFDEIPKRNLQADTGAYNALISSLVKCREVKSAIQLMDEMEKNNIHYDDMTYHTMFLGLMKSGSIEGVCELYHKMIDRNFVPKTRTVVMLMKFFCVNSQIDLGLNLWGYLVGKGYCPHHHALDLLVTGLCSRGRSHEAFKCSKQSLERGIHVSEAVYGMLERFLLQSNMTDKLGELNQMIEKLQSVLPPSSGNYIHSPSNGPRCWSFKQTFVECSKRFEGREFG; from the exons ATGCTCTCTTTACTGTCCTTAAAGAAAACACATAGTACTAATCACCATCTCTTCCAAATTCCCAAAAGACTATTTGTTGCTCTTAGCCCAACAGCAACATCAACTCAATCCATAGAAGTTGAAAGAATTGCAAGAATAATCAATGACCATCCATTTCCAAATCAACCTCTACATCCAACTCTCACCCACCATATTCCACCAACTCTCCTTACCACCGCTTTTGTTGAAAACGTTCTTGGCCGCCTCTTTGCTGCTCACTCTAATGGCCTTAAAGCCTTGGAATTCTTCAAATATTCGCTCAATAATCAAACCCATTTTTCCCCAAGTCCTGATTCCTTCGAAAAGACGCTTCACATACTTGCCCGGATGAGATATTTTGATAAAGCTTGGGATTTAATGGTTGAAATTGGAAAGACGCATCCTTTTTTGCTTACCCTTAAGTCTATGAGCATAATGTTATGTAAAATTGCTAAATTTCGATCTTATGAGGAGACCCTTGACGCGTTTGAGAAAATGGAGAAGAGGGTTTTTGTTGGGAGGAAATTTGGCGTTGAAGAGTTTAATGTGTTACTTCGGGCATTTTGCACTGTGAGGAAATTGAAAGAGGCGAAATCTGTGTTTGTAAAGATGCATGAGAGGTTCCCTCCTAATGTTAAGACCATGAATATTTTGCTGTTGGGGTTCAAGGAATCTCGGGATGTTACTGCAATGGAGTTGTTTTATCATGAGATGGTTAAGAGGGGGTTTAAGCCTAGTAGCTCAAGTTATGGTATTAGGATTGATGCTTATTGTAAAAAGGGTTATTTTGCTGATGCTTTGAGGATTTTTGAAGAAATGGAGAGGGCTAATTGCTTGCCGACATTGGAAACAGTCACCACTTTGATTCACGGAGCAGGGGTTGCTCGAAACGCAATGAAAGCCAGGGAGTTGTTTGATGAAATTCCTAAGAGGAATTTGCAAGCTGATACTGGGGCATATAATGCACTGATTAGCTCACTAGTTAAGTGTAGGGAAGTGAAGTCTGCCATTCAGTTGATGGATGAGATGGAAAAGAACAATATTCATTATGATGATATGACCTATCATACAATGTTCTTAGGCTTGATGAAATCAGGTAGTATTGAGGGGGTTTGTGAGCTTTATCACAAGATGATTGATAGAAATTTCGTTCCCAAAACACGAACTGTGGTTATGCTGATGAAATTCTTCTGCGTGAATAGCCAGATTGATCTGGGTTTGAATTTGTGGGGATATCTGGTGGGGAAGGGGTATTGTCCTCATCATCATGCATTGGACCTTTTGGTAACAGGATTGTGTTCTAGGGGGAGGTCGCATGAAGCTTTTAAGTGCTCCAAGCAATCATTGGAGAGAGGAATCCATGTCAGCGAAGCAGTGTATGGAATGTTGGAGAGATTCTTACTACAATCTAACATGACGGACAAGCTGGGGGAGCTCAATCAGATGATAGAGAAGTTACAATCTGTTTTGCCCCCATCAAGTGGGAATTATATTCATAGTCCTTCCAATG GTCCCAGATGCTGGTCGTTTAAACAAACTTTTGTTGAATGCTCCAAGAGATTTGAGGGTAGAGAATTTGGATAA
- the LOC18094063 gene encoding uncharacterized protein LOC18094063: MGRGRGGGGGGGDAELHAASRSGDMKAMETIVSSNPLAINSRDKHSRTPLHLAAWSGQAEAVTYLCKHKADVGAAAMDDMGAIHFASQKGHLEVVRTLLSSGASIKASTRKGLTPLHYGVQGSHLELVKYLVKKGASLTVRTKAGMTPLDLATNEEIRLFLEESEKTSKKETLNGKDKAEVSEPKTSLEDKSEYSGGEATAGEHEEQVNESVKRKGEADDTKETSSELKRARVALNHLLSADDTQEEENL; the protein is encoded by the exons ATGGGTAGAggcagaggaggaggaggaggaggaggagacgcCGAGCTTCACGCGGCTTCGAGGTCAGGTGACATGAAAGCGATGGAGACAATTGTCAGCTCAAACCCTTTGGCTATTAACTCTAGAGATAAGCACTCTAGAACTCC ATTGCATTTAGCTGCATGGTCTGGGCAGGCTGAGGCAGTGACTTATCTCTGCAAGCACAAGGCTGATGTTGGCGCTGCTGCCATGGATGACATGGGAGCAATTCACTTTGCTTCCCAAAAGGGTCATTTAGAAGTTGTCCGAACTCTGCTTTCATCTGGGGCTTCCATCAAAGCTTCCACCAGAAAGGGCCTTACTCCGCTTCACTATGGTGTTCAAGGGTCCCATCTTGAGCTAGTCAAATACTTGGTAAAGAAAGGAGCAAGCCTTACTGTCAGGACAAAAGCAGGAATGACCCCTCTTGATCTTGCAACCAATGAAGAAATCCGCTTGTTTCTGGAAGAAAGTGAAAAGACATCGAAGAAAGAAACCCTGAATGGAAAAGACAAAGCTGAAGTATCTGAACCAAAGACATCATTGGAGGATAAATCAGAGTATTCTGGTGGTGAAGCTACTGCTGGGGAGCATGAAGAACAAGTGAATGAAAGTGTTAAGAGGAAGGGTGAAGCAGATGATACTAAGGAAACCTCGTCAGAACTGAAGAGAGCAAGAGTTGCACTCAATCATCTTCTGAGCGCAGACGACACTCAGGAAGAAGAAAACCTGTGA